From Zingiber officinale cultivar Zhangliang chromosome 5B, Zo_v1.1, whole genome shotgun sequence, the proteins below share one genomic window:
- the LOC121987304 gene encoding transcription repressor OFP8-like gives MESGRKLKERLARMFRFACKPSTSASAVLDRRQPDVLDPVFVDAVDCVGCRRMAPLKAAEHSNRRSVWRREERPVRETGGCHEAGHWEGWTCPPASSLSPPSRNSSCYQSWRSGRTIEKRNTMRLRSDAYGFTSSSSGEADDRDDDGFFSSEEKEESTATTFFSSSRSFSSGSSEFYASAKKSKKVTARRGSKCREAAAYWPAGGCKGCSFQPLVAVIDGDKKKKKKKHKIEEKRSMDPYKDFRRSMVEMIIQGQIFRAQDLESLLQSYLALNPRHLHPLILQAFSDIWVLLLGH, from the coding sequence ATGGAGAGCGGCAGAAAGCTGAAGGAGCGCCTGGCTCGCATGTTCCGCTTTGCCTGCAAGCCCTCCACCTCTGCCTCCGCCGTCCTCGACCGCCGCCAACCCGATGTCCTCGACCCGGTCTTCGTGGACGCCGTCGACTGCGTAGGCTGCCGTCGCATGGCGCCGCTCAAGGCTGCAGAGCATAGCAACAGGCGGAGCGTCTGGAGGAGGGAGGAGAGGCCGGTGAGGGAGACGGGCGGGTGCCACGAGGCAGGACACTGGGAGGGGTGGACGTGCCCTCCGGCCTCCTCCCTGTCTCCCCCCTCCAGAAACTCCTCCTGTTACCAATCTTGGAGGTCAGGTAGAACGATCGAGAAGAGAAACACGATGCGGCTTCGGTCCGACGCGTACGGATTCACCAGCTCTTCCTCCGGCGAAGCCGACGATCGGGACGACGATGGATTCTTCAGTAGCGAAGAGAAGGAAGAGTCGACCGCGACCacgttcttctcctcctccaggaGCTTCTCCTCCGGCTCCTCCGAGTTCTACGCGTCCGCCAAGAAGAGCAAGAAGGTGACGGCGCGGCGCGGGAGCAAGTGCCGCGAGGCTGCAGCCTACTGGCCTGCGGGAGGGTGCAAGGGCTGCAGCTTCCAACCTCTGGTCGCCGTCATCGACggtgacaagaagaagaagaagaagaagcacaaaATTGAGGAGAAACGGTCGATGGATCCGTACAAGGACTTCCGGAGGTCGATGGTGGAGATGATCATTCAAGGGCAAATATTCAGGGCGCAGGATTTGGAGAGCTTGCTGCAGTCGTATTTGGCTCTCAATCCTCGGCACCTGCATCCGCTCATCCTGCAGGCCTTCTCCGACATTTGGGTACTCCTTTTAGGTCACTGA